In Leptolyngbya sp. SIO1E4, one DNA window encodes the following:
- a CDS encoding peptidoglycan-binding protein: protein MRRLGISSISRTFSVFALAICLYSFFVSDEPEIKTQAIYWFCIALVSAIVPYLEEVVAYIRSIKLGDIEIALKEVKKEIKRVDDRVEKLDEKLLISLGQVRQSEANLSKEARENRQRIYDESAQALALLPPESKMNLQKRLTLNHLSDAGIDVKTLKEILENLGYYQGTIDQFFNSELIQAVEKFQSEEMLGRPDGIVGPMTLAKIAELHS from the coding sequence ATGCGTCGTCTAGGTATTTCCTCCATTAGCCGCACTTTTTCAGTGTTTGCTTTAGCAATATGTTTGTACAGTTTTTTTGTCTCAGATGAGCCTGAAATCAAAACTCAAGCCATCTACTGGTTCTGCATTGCACTTGTGTCAGCAATAGTTCCGTATCTTGAAGAAGTTGTAGCTTATATTCGAAGCATCAAGCTTGGTGATATTGAGATTGCATTAAAAGAAGTCAAGAAGGAAATTAAAAGGGTTGATGACAGAGTAGAAAAGCTTGATGAAAAGCTGTTGATTTCATTGGGCCAAGTTCGCCAAAGCGAAGCAAATTTATCGAAAGAAGCTCGTGAAAATCGACAGAGAATTTATGATGAGTCTGCTCAAGCGCTTGCGCTATTACCGCCTGAAAGCAAAATGAATTTACAAAAGCGACTTACACTAAATCACCTTAGTGATGCAGGCATTGATGTAAAAACGCTCAAGGAGATACTGGAAAATCTTGGTTACTATCAAGGAACAATAGACCAATTCTTTAATTCTGAATTAATACAAGCTGTTGAAAAGTTTCAATCTGAAGAGATGTTAGGACGACCCGATGGCATTGTTGGTCCAATGACGCTTGCGAAGATTGCAGAACTTCACTCTTGA
- the tmpT gene encoding thiopurine S-methyltransferase, translating to MDTSFWLQRWETNNIGFHKSEVNPILVQYFKKLSLREGSRVFVPLCGKTRDIAWLLSNGYRVAGAELIEMAIEQLFDELGVAPQISEVGAVKHYSAQNIDIFVGNIFDVSGDRLGLVDAVYDRAALVALPEEMRHRYTKHLMEITSKAPQLLISYEYDQTLMAGPPFSISNEEVSQHYKKSYDITLVKSSNLPGGLKGKCAAQESVWLLKNS from the coding sequence ATGGATACGAGTTTTTGGCTTCAGAGATGGGAAACCAACAACATTGGTTTCCACAAAAGTGAAGTTAACCCCATACTGGTTCAATACTTTAAAAAGCTTTCTTTAAGGGAGGGTAGTCGAGTATTTGTGCCCTTGTGCGGTAAAACTCGGGATATTGCCTGGTTACTTTCTAATGGTTACCGTGTTGCTGGAGCTGAATTGATCGAAATGGCTATTGAGCAGCTATTCGATGAGCTAGGAGTAGCGCCACAAATATCAGAAGTGGGTGCAGTAAAGCACTACAGTGCCCAAAATATCGACATATTTGTGGGTAATATCTTTGATGTTTCTGGCGATAGGTTGGGTCTAGTCGATGCAGTTTATGACCGAGCCGCTTTGGTAGCCCTGCCCGAAGAGATGCGCCATCGATATACCAAGCACTTAATGGAAATTACGTCTAAAGCGCCGCAGCTGCTAATTAGCTATGAGTATGACCAAACCTTGATGGCAGGCCCTCCATTTTCAATCAGTAACGAGGAAGTCAGCCAACACTATAAAAAAAGTTATGATATAACACTCGTTAAAAGCTCAAATTTACCTGGTGGATTGAAAGGAAAATGTGCAGCACAAGAGTCTGTTTGGTTGCTGAAAAATAGCTAG
- a CDS encoding DUF4386 family protein: MAIATLAVAILLIGIPTIADPSKLADLAIHNPLPLLLQDGLKFISVATSSVLILALAAYLRRDASALLSVATGFGFFSVLCLLGNTILSLYAISQAATYDQATSLGSSQLNSIIGILAMAAISLDGVWCLLVSWTALKSQRLPRFLCYLGLGMGVLSLLPPLGIIVLLLSILWSMCIGRVLLQEEPAG; the protein is encoded by the coding sequence GTGGCGATCGCCACACTTGCAGTCGCGATTCTACTGATTGGCATTCCGACTATTGCAGACCCGAGCAAATTAGCAGACCTGGCAATCCACAACCCCTTACCCTTATTGCTCCAAGACGGCTTGAAGTTCATCTCGGTAGCGACTTCCAGTGTGCTAATTTTGGCACTCGCAGCCTATTTACGTCGTGATGCTTCAGCCTTACTTTCAGTTGCAACCGGGTTTGGCTTCTTCTCAGTTTTGTGTCTGCTTGGCAATACCATACTGAGTTTGTATGCGATTTCCCAGGCGGCTACTTATGACCAAGCAACATCATTGGGTAGCAGCCAACTTAACAGCATAATTGGCATCCTAGCCATGGCGGCAATCAGCCTAGATGGTGTGTGGTGTTTGCTGGTGAGCTGGACAGCACTCAAGAGCCAGCGGCTACCCCGTTTTCTGTGTTATCTAGGCTTAGGAATGGGAGTACTCAGTTTGCTCCCACCTCTAGGAATAATTGTGTTGCTGCTGAGTATTCTGTGGTCAATGTGTATCGGGCGAGTGTTGTTGCAAGAAGAACCAGCAGGCTAA
- a CDS encoding DUF1993 domain-containing protein — protein sequence MPSQTIDSIKTTFQSRLTTLEHLLKSAQTHFNGSESFLKERIAADMLPFGTQIAFTCNQPRNFTLWCDGKPMDNLDPEVPSLAQAYEHIANTKGLLSSINAEDEKLSEVTRIELGQSLYLEMSGSAYVNDFLMPNFYFHMVTAYDILRMAGVPIGKRDYMMHLVPLLKQM from the coding sequence ATGCCAAGTCAGACTATAGATTCAATCAAAACTACCTTCCAAAGCCGCTTAACAACGCTTGAGCATCTCTTGAAGTCAGCTCAAACCCATTTCAATGGAAGTGAGTCTTTCCTGAAGGAGCGCATTGCCGCTGATATGTTGCCCTTTGGCACACAGATTGCTTTCACCTGCAATCAACCCCGCAACTTTACTTTGTGGTGTGACGGCAAACCGATGGATAATTTAGATCCAGAGGTCCCATCCCTGGCACAAGCATACGAACATATAGCGAATACTAAGGGACTGCTTTCGAGCATTAACGCCGAAGATGAAAAGCTTAGTGAAGTCACGCGCATCGAACTGGGTCAGAGTCTATACCTTGAGATGTCTGGTAGCGCCTATGTGAATGACTTTTTAATGCCAAACTTCTACTTTCATATGGTTACGGCTTATGACATTCTTCGCATGGCTGGTGTCCCCATTGGCAAGCGAGATTACATGATGCATCTGGTTCCACTCCTTAAGCAGATGTGA
- a CDS encoding LysR family transcriptional regulator, whose protein sequence is MNWNDLRVFLALARSGSVRSAAIRLAVSHSTVVRRVDALEKSLGVRLFE, encoded by the coding sequence ATGAACTGGAATGATTTGCGGGTATTCCTGGCGCTGGCTCGTTCAGGCTCTGTCAGATCTGCTGCGATTAGGCTCGCAGTCAGCCATTCTACCGTTGTACGCCGTGTAGACGCGTTGGAAAAGAGCTTGGGGGTTCGTTTATTTGAATGA
- a CDS encoding GFA family protein — translation MPFHETNCHCSVCHRTSGAPFVTWFSVPKSCFEFISGAPTKFRSTVKGPRTFCPHCGTSLTSELNDFPDEIDVTTCSLDNPELLPPKDHTRTSSKLPWVPLSNSLPAYQESRHDG, via the coding sequence ATGCCATTTCATGAAACAAATTGTCATTGCTCAGTTTGTCACCGTACCAGTGGTGCACCGTTTGTTACATGGTTCAGTGTTCCAAAATCGTGTTTTGAATTTATCTCGGGCGCACCAACAAAATTTAGATCAACAGTGAAAGGGCCACGCACCTTCTGTCCTCACTGTGGCACTTCGCTAACCTCCGAACTTAATGACTTTCCCGATGAAATAGATGTGACAACCTGTAGTCTTGATAATCCAGAGTTGTTGCCACCAAAAGATCACACCCGCACCAGTAGCAAGCTCCCTTGGGTGCCTTTAAGTAATAGCCTGCCAGCGTATCAGGAAAGCCGTCATGATGGTTGA